A stretch of Spirosoma oryzicola DNA encodes these proteins:
- a CDS encoding zinc dependent phospholipase C family protein, with the protein MLYQIYSRFIWLTYFSVLFYKSLSNGYAAQTEKIRELAPTHSNESRKSTNHLWVEDRGPVWGFYAHQQINRLAVFTLPAEMMPFFKKHIQFLTDNAVNPDKRRYAVVGEAPRHFIDLDAYPDTSSTTLPRFYKQATERYGEDSLALHGLVPWQIQLTKYHLTEAFKQRNIRRILRVAADLGHYIADANVPLHTTRNYNGQLTNQQGIHGFWESRLPELFSAEYDFLTGQAEYVYSPQKAAWRAVFNANAALDSVLRFEEQLTTEVSESRKFGFEERNGVTTKVYSSAFSQQYHERLSGQIERQMRASVKMVGDFWYTCWVDAGQPDLRSLAKYDLTEQERKEDDDEKKSWLKRLFSVRSED; encoded by the coding sequence ATGCTTTATCAAATATACAGTCGTTTTATTTGGTTGACTTATTTTTCTGTTCTTTTTTATAAAAGCCTTTCTAACGGCTATGCTGCTCAGACAGAAAAGATACGCGAACTTGCTCCCACTCATTCGAACGAATCAAGGAAAAGTACTAATCACCTTTGGGTAGAAGATCGGGGACCGGTATGGGGGTTTTATGCGCATCAGCAGATTAACCGGCTAGCCGTTTTTACACTGCCCGCCGAGATGATGCCGTTCTTTAAAAAGCACATTCAGTTTTTAACGGATAATGCTGTTAATCCTGACAAACGGCGTTATGCGGTGGTAGGGGAGGCTCCAAGGCATTTCATAGATCTGGATGCTTACCCGGATACATCGTCTACCACGCTGCCTCGATTCTATAAACAAGCCACCGAACGTTACGGGGAGGACTCGCTGGCGTTGCATGGTCTGGTACCCTGGCAGATCCAATTGACCAAGTATCACCTAACAGAAGCGTTTAAACAACGAAATATCCGACGGATTCTACGCGTAGCCGCCGATCTTGGCCATTACATTGCTGATGCTAATGTGCCATTACACACAACCCGAAATTACAATGGACAATTAACGAATCAACAGGGTATCCACGGCTTTTGGGAGTCGCGTTTGCCCGAACTGTTCAGTGCTGAGTACGATTTTCTGACCGGGCAGGCCGAGTATGTCTATTCTCCTCAGAAAGCGGCCTGGCGAGCTGTGTTTAACGCTAATGCTGCGCTGGATTCGGTGTTGCGCTTTGAAGAGCAACTAACGACCGAGGTTAGCGAAAGCCGCAAATTTGGTTTTGAAGAGCGTAACGGGGTTACTACCAAAGTTTATTCGTCTGCTTTTTCGCAACAGTATCACGAGCGGCTTAGTGGGCAGATTGAGCGACAGATGCGCGCGTCGGTCAAAATGGTCGGCGATTTTTGGTATACCTGCTGGGTCGATGCCGGGCAACCCGATCTAAGGTCGCTGGCGAAGTATGACCTGACTGAACAGGAACGAAAAGAAGACGACGACGAAAAGAAAAGCTGGCTTAAGCGCCTTTTCTCCGTCCGAAGCGAAGATTAG
- a CDS encoding HAD family hydrolase: protein MLHNLIFDLGDVIIPIDLTAPIRNFATLANLPEAEVETIWQQYDFINHYETGILDDEGFRSHIRQLLKNDAWADEVIDTAWNTILLDLPVERIERIKELKQHYRIFLLSNTSPIHIRRVNEVLTAMGQPRLDEIFERVFYSYEVRIAKPSPEIYQHVLSEAGLVAEETAFFDDNAANIRAAAELGIRAVQVQPPKTILDYLNENL from the coding sequence ATGCTTCATAACCTTATTTTTGATCTCGGCGACGTTATTATTCCAATTGATCTGACGGCGCCTATTCGGAACTTTGCTACGCTGGCTAACTTACCCGAGGCTGAGGTCGAAACAATTTGGCAGCAGTACGATTTCATCAATCACTACGAAACAGGTATCCTCGACGATGAAGGCTTTCGGAGCCACATCCGGCAATTGCTGAAAAATGATGCCTGGGCCGATGAGGTTATCGATACGGCCTGGAATACCATCCTGCTTGATCTGCCTGTTGAACGAATTGAGCGCATCAAAGAACTGAAACAACATTACCGCATTTTTCTGCTAAGTAACACCAGTCCTATCCATATTCGGCGCGTTAACGAAGTGCTAACTGCTATGGGCCAACCAAGACTGGATGAAATCTTTGAACGGGTCTTTTATTCCTATGAAGTCCGGATAGCTAAGCCATCACCCGAAATCTATCAGCATGTGCTAAGTGAGGCTGGCCTGGTTGCCGAGGAAACGGCCTTTTTTGATGACAATGCCGCGAACATCCGGGCGGCTGCTGAGTTAGGTATTCGGGCTGTGCAGGTTCAGCCACCTAAGACGATTCTGGATTACTTAAACGAAAATCTATAG
- the radC gene encoding RadC family protein, which yields MAYENAGTIQSWAEEDRPREKLMLKGKAALSEAELIAILINSGTVDLTAVDVAKIILKSVGNNLNELAKLSIKDLSKFRGIGEAKAISIVAALELGRRRKEQDRPQRARITCSRDAYNELRPHLLDKPHEEFWILLLNRANEVLRPAQISSGGVSGTVADAKLIFKQAVEHLASAIILIHNHPSGNLTPSQADKDLTRKLKEAGRVLEIPVLDHLIFTDKSYFSFADEGLL from the coding sequence ATGGCTTACGAAAACGCTGGTACCATTCAAAGCTGGGCTGAAGAAGACCGGCCTCGCGAAAAACTCATGCTTAAAGGCAAAGCCGCGCTTTCCGAAGCCGAGCTTATTGCCATTCTGATTAATTCCGGCACAGTTGACCTGACCGCCGTTGACGTAGCTAAAATTATTCTTAAAAGCGTTGGTAACAACCTCAATGAACTGGCTAAACTCAGCATTAAGGATTTGTCTAAATTTCGGGGAATCGGCGAAGCAAAGGCCATTAGCATCGTTGCGGCACTCGAGCTGGGCCGACGTCGTAAAGAACAGGATCGCCCCCAGCGAGCGCGGATAACCTGCTCTCGCGATGCCTACAACGAGTTACGCCCGCACCTGCTCGACAAACCGCACGAAGAATTTTGGATTTTACTCCTGAACCGAGCGAACGAAGTTCTCCGACCGGCTCAGATCAGTTCGGGTGGCGTATCGGGTACGGTTGCCGACGCCAAACTTATTTTTAAGCAGGCCGTTGAGCATTTGGCTTCGGCAATAATTCTTATTCACAACCACCCGTCCGGAAATCTTACGCCCTCGCAAGCTGACAAAGACTTAACGCGTAAACTAAAAGAGGCAGGTCGGGTATTGGAAATTCCCGTACTCGATCACCTGATCTTTACCGACAAAAGTTATTTCAGTTTTGCCGATGAAGGGTTGTTATAA
- a CDS encoding Dabb family protein has protein sequence MNAKSRGYAIIVVLMCAFALTIYGAYSPARKAQKQQIVCIKFKKGVETAAVEQHMHSFAALKHEIPQIVNYTSGKTILPNQAVADYDVVHYLTFQSEADIRAFEQSSAYKQFVAQSQAIWDKTLIVNADIR, from the coding sequence ATGAATGCCAAATCCCGGGGCTATGCCATTATTGTTGTGCTGATGTGTGCTTTCGCTTTGACAATCTACGGTGCCTATTCACCCGCAAGAAAAGCGCAGAAACAGCAGATCGTCTGCATAAAATTTAAAAAAGGGGTCGAAACCGCAGCTGTTGAACAGCATATGCACAGTTTTGCGGCCCTAAAGCACGAAATTCCACAGATCGTCAATTACACATCAGGTAAGACGATTTTGCCCAATCAGGCCGTTGCCGACTACGATGTTGTGCATTATCTGACCTTTCAGAGTGAAGCCGACATTCGTGCATTTGAGCAAAGTAGCGCTTACAAACAGTTTGTTGCGCAGAGCCAGGCCATTTGGGATAAAACCTTGATCGTCAACGCTGATATTCGGTAG
- a CDS encoding acetyl-CoA carboxylase carboxyltransferase subunit alpha, which yields MRTYLDFEKPIADLEARLEETKRLAQSSNVNVSEAVGVLEQSIDKLRREIFQNLTRWQRVQLSRHPDRPYTLDYISLMCEQFVELHGDRTVRDDPAMVGGFCELDGQTVMIIGQQKGRNTKQRQHRNFGMPNPEGYRKALRLMKLAEKFNKPIITLIDTPGAFPGLEAEERGQGEAIARNLKEMFMLTVPVICIVIGEGASGGALGIAIGDRVLMLENTWYSVISPENCSTILWRSWDFKEQAAEAMKLTARDMEMYKLVDGIVEEPLGGAHNDHQQMAYQLKKVILDALGELNAIDPQERISQRIDKFCSMGVVIE from the coding sequence ATGAGAACATACCTTGATTTTGAAAAGCCCATCGCTGATCTGGAAGCGCGGTTGGAAGAAACCAAACGACTAGCCCAAAGCAGTAATGTAAATGTTAGTGAGGCCGTTGGTGTACTGGAGCAAAGTATTGATAAACTGCGCCGGGAAATATTCCAAAACCTGACACGGTGGCAACGGGTTCAGCTGTCGCGCCATCCAGACCGGCCTTATACACTCGATTACATTTCGCTCATGTGCGAGCAGTTCGTCGAATTGCATGGTGACCGTACTGTGCGTGATGATCCGGCGATGGTGGGTGGATTCTGTGAACTGGACGGTCAAACCGTTATGATTATCGGCCAGCAGAAAGGACGCAACACCAAACAGCGTCAGCACCGTAACTTCGGTATGCCAAACCCGGAGGGCTATCGGAAAGCGCTGCGGCTGATGAAGCTAGCCGAGAAGTTCAATAAACCAATCATTACGCTGATCGATACGCCGGGTGCTTTTCCAGGGCTGGAAGCGGAAGAGCGCGGACAGGGCGAAGCCATCGCACGTAACCTCAAGGAAATGTTCATGCTTACCGTACCGGTTATCTGCATCGTCATTGGTGAGGGGGCGTCGGGGGGCGCATTGGGTATCGCTATCGGAGACCGCGTGCTGATGCTTGAAAATACGTGGTACTCGGTTATTTCGCCGGAAAACTGCTCAACGATCCTCTGGCGTAGCTGGGATTTCAAAGAGCAGGCGGCTGAAGCCATGAAGCTTACCGCGCGTGATATGGAGATGTACAAACTGGTTGATGGTATTGTTGAAGAGCCGCTGGGTGGCGCTCATAACGACCATCAGCAGATGGCTTACCAACTCAAAAAAGTTATTCTCGATGCACTGGGCGAACTGAATGCAATTGATCCGCAGGAACGAATCAGCCAGCGTATCGATAAATTCTGTTCGATGGGTGTTGTCATCGAATAG
- the rpsT gene encoding 30S ribosomal protein S20, whose product MANHKSAKKAIRSSAKKRLLNRYQHVTTRNMVKKLRTTTDHAMAVELFKSVSSALDKLAKRNIIHKNKAANNKSKLARFVNGLKVATA is encoded by the coding sequence ATGGCAAACCATAAGTCAGCAAAAAAAGCCATCCGGTCGAGCGCTAAGAAGCGGTTGTTGAACCGTTACCAGCACGTAACGACTCGGAACATGGTAAAAAAACTACGTACCACGACCGATCACGCAATGGCGGTTGAATTGTTCAAGTCGGTTTCTTCAGCTTTGGATAAACTTGCAAAACGCAACATCATCCACAAAAACAAGGCTGCTAACAATAAATCGAAACTGGCTCGTTTCGTAAACGGACTGAAAGTAGCTACCGCTTAG
- the fbaA gene encoding class II fructose-bisphosphate aldolase: protein MSEVATRFAPGVVTGEGVTEIFRHANENDYALPAVNVVGTDSVNAVLETAKAVNSPVIIQFSNGGGIFYAGKSLPNDKQQAAIVGSISGALHVHHVAELYGVPVILHTDHCAKKLLPWIDGLLTAGEKHFDQTGKPLFSSHMLDLSEEPLEENIEICAKYFERMAKIGMTLEIELGVTGGEEDGVDNTDVDDSKLYTQPSEVAYAYEELSKISPNFTIAAAFGNVHGVYKPGNVKLSPIILNNSQNYIQEKYNTGPLPVNFVFHGGSGSSRDEIREAIRYGAVKMNIDTDMQWAMWEGILMYYKAKEGYLQSQLGNPEGADSPNKKYYDPRVWLRKGEESMVQRLKVAFEDLNCINRLA, encoded by the coding sequence ATGAGCGAAGTAGCCACACGTTTTGCACCCGGCGTTGTAACCGGAGAAGGCGTCACCGAAATTTTCCGCCACGCCAACGAAAATGATTACGCCCTTCCGGCTGTCAATGTTGTCGGTACGGACTCCGTCAATGCCGTGTTAGAAACGGCCAAAGCTGTTAACTCGCCGGTAATCATCCAGTTCTCGAACGGAGGAGGTATCTTCTACGCTGGAAAAAGCTTGCCCAACGACAAACAACAGGCTGCTATTGTAGGCTCTATCTCGGGAGCATTACACGTGCACCACGTTGCCGAACTGTACGGTGTACCCGTAATCCTGCATACGGACCACTGCGCTAAGAAATTGCTGCCTTGGATCGACGGTCTGCTCACGGCTGGCGAAAAACACTTTGACCAGACAGGTAAACCGCTTTTCTCGTCGCACATGCTCGACCTATCAGAAGAGCCTCTCGAAGAGAACATCGAAATCTGCGCAAAATACTTCGAGCGGATGGCCAAGATTGGTATGACGCTTGAAATCGAATTGGGCGTAACGGGTGGTGAAGAAGATGGCGTTGACAATACAGACGTTGACGATTCGAAACTGTACACCCAGCCTTCGGAAGTCGCTTATGCTTACGAAGAACTAAGCAAAATTTCGCCAAACTTCACGATTGCTGCGGCCTTCGGAAACGTACACGGTGTGTACAAACCCGGTAATGTGAAGTTATCGCCGATTATTCTGAACAACTCACAGAATTACATCCAGGAGAAATACAACACCGGACCACTGCCTGTTAACTTCGTATTCCACGGTGGTTCAGGTTCGAGCCGTGACGAAATCCGGGAAGCGATCCGCTACGGAGCCGTGAAAATGAACATCGACACGGACATGCAGTGGGCCATGTGGGAAGGTATTCTGATGTATTACAAAGCGAAAGAAGGCTATCTGCAATCGCAGCTGGGTAACCCCGAAGGAGCGGATTCGCCAAACAAAAAATACTACGATCCACGGGTATGGCTTCGTAAAGGTGAAGAAAGCATGGTACAACGCCTGAAAGTAGCATTCGAAGATCTGAATTGCATCAACCGTCTGGCGTAA
- a CDS encoding sugar phosphate isomerase/epimerase family protein, whose product MESLSYPEAARRVKAAGYDGMEISAGPDKRKEAVQVTHDHGLELVLMAFGGGSNFPEHKKKYRDDLLDIASHKPLFINAHTGHDYFTFEQNAELIQVATEVQKQTGIRILHETHRGRFSYSAPAIQYYLLKIPELRLTADYSHWVNVAESYLGDQADNVNRAIAVSDHIHCRVGHPEGPQVNDPRAPEWKDALESHAKWWDAIRDRLQKANTPTLTVTCEFGPAGYLPTLPYTQQPIASQWDINVFMKDFLKKRWQV is encoded by the coding sequence ATGGAAAGTTTATCGTATCCCGAAGCCGCCCGTCGTGTAAAAGCCGCCGGTTATGACGGCATGGAAATTTCGGCGGGGCCTGACAAGCGCAAAGAAGCGGTTCAGGTAACGCACGATCATGGTCTCGAACTTGTACTGATGGCGTTCGGTGGGGGCAGCAACTTCCCTGAACACAAAAAGAAATACCGCGACGACCTTCTGGACATTGCTTCGCATAAGCCGCTCTTTATAAACGCACACACGGGTCATGACTACTTTACGTTCGAGCAAAATGCGGAGTTGATCCAAGTAGCAACCGAGGTGCAGAAACAAACCGGCATTCGTATTTTGCACGAAACCCACCGGGGACGGTTCTCGTACAGCGCTCCGGCCATTCAGTACTACCTGCTCAAAATTCCGGAACTGCGTCTGACCGCCGATTATTCACACTGGGTCAACGTAGCCGAGTCGTATTTAGGCGATCAGGCCGACAACGTGAATCGCGCCATTGCGGTCAGTGATCACATCCACTGCCGGGTTGGTCATCCCGAAGGGCCGCAGGTCAACGATCCCCGAGCCCCCGAATGGAAGGACGCCCTCGAAAGCCACGCGAAGTGGTGGGATGCGATTCGAGACCGCTTACAGAAAGCCAATACCCCCACCCTAACCGTCACCTGCGAATTTGGACCAGCCGGTTATCTGCCAACCCTGCCGTACACCCAGCAGCCGATTGCTAGCCAGTGGGACATTAACGTGTTTATGAAAGATTTTTTGAAAAAACGGTGGCAAGTCTAG
- a CDS encoding DEAD/DEAH box helicase has protein sequence MNTTNTNIDGQDENLIVDQQTTDVAQNDANDVETPVSNTEVQQAVAEVVSVEDAPVDSAPKADPNKPLFSSLDISDELLQAVTDMGFTSPSPIQAEAIPPILAGRDVIGQAQTGTGKTAAFGIPALELIDVQDRSVQTLILCPTRELALQVADEIKKLAKYKRGVRVEAIYGGDSIERQIRSLKSGVHIVIGTPGRVMDHMERNTLKLDHVKMMILDEADEMLDMGFREDIESILDEMPEERQTILFSATMSKPIMQITQKFQKDPVLVKVVKKELTNTNIEQVYFEVKPKAKVEVMCRLIDMYDLKLLLVFCNTKRKVDEIVEDLQIRGYQAEGLHGDLRQAQRNNVMSKFRSGTTSILVATDVAARGIDVDDVDAVINFDIPLDEEYYVHRIGRTGRAGKSGRAFSLVGRDEKYRFREIQSYTKVRVEKGVIPSFEDIVGVRKARFIEQIRQTVADSQDLDLYTDMLTQLQHAGFSTEQIVAALVKRSMGLEKNEFADQNLGLEDDRRRERNEGRDRYADRGRGDRGESRFGDRRGRSEGAGSRFGDRDRNDRGGSRFGDRDRNDRGGSRFGDRNEGPRDGGGRRGYFDRDDQRAPRERDANMTRLMVSIGRKDYVRPGDIVGAIAGEANIPGNTIGSIDIFDKHTYVDVPKEVANRVLDVMEGNTIKGRRVNIEIAR, from the coding sequence ATGAACACGACAAACACAAACATTGACGGTCAGGACGAAAACCTGATCGTAGATCAACAAACAACCGACGTTGCACAAAACGACGCAAACGACGTAGAAACGCCGGTTTCGAACACGGAGGTTCAGCAGGCTGTCGCCGAAGTAGTTTCTGTAGAAGACGCTCCTGTAGATAGCGCTCCTAAAGCCGATCCGAACAAGCCTTTGTTCTCTAGTCTGGACATTTCCGATGAACTGTTACAGGCGGTTACCGATATGGGTTTCACTAGCCCATCGCCCATTCAGGCCGAAGCGATTCCACCGATTCTTGCTGGACGTGACGTTATTGGACAGGCACAGACGGGTACGGGTAAAACAGCCGCTTTTGGTATTCCGGCTCTTGAATTGATTGATGTTCAGGACCGTTCGGTCCAGACACTGATCCTTTGCCCAACGCGTGAGCTGGCTTTACAGGTTGCCGATGAGATCAAAAAATTGGCAAAATACAAGCGTGGTGTTCGCGTTGAAGCGATTTACGGTGGTGATTCCATCGAGCGGCAGATTCGTTCGTTAAAGAGTGGTGTTCATATCGTGATCGGTACACCAGGCCGGGTTATGGACCACATGGAACGGAATACCCTCAAGCTCGACCACGTTAAGATGATGATTCTTGACGAAGCGGACGAAATGCTGGATATGGGCTTCCGGGAAGATATCGAGAGCATTCTGGACGAAATGCCCGAAGAGCGTCAGACGATCCTGTTCTCGGCTACGATGTCGAAGCCGATCATGCAGATCACGCAGAAATTCCAGAAAGATCCGGTGCTGGTGAAAGTTGTCAAGAAAGAATTGACAAACACCAACATCGAACAGGTTTATTTCGAAGTAAAACCAAAGGCGAAAGTTGAGGTTATGTGCCGTCTGATCGACATGTACGACCTGAAACTGCTGCTGGTTTTCTGTAATACGAAGCGGAAAGTCGACGAGATCGTTGAAGACCTGCAAATTCGGGGCTATCAGGCCGAAGGGTTGCACGGTGATCTGCGTCAGGCACAACGCAACAATGTGATGAGCAAATTCCGGTCGGGTACAACCAGCATCCTGGTTGCTACGGACGTGGCTGCTCGTGGTATCGACGTTGACGATGTAGACGCGGTGATCAACTTTGACATTCCGCTCGACGAAGAATATTACGTACACCGCATTGGCCGGACGGGCCGCGCGGGCAAATCGGGCCGGGCGTTCTCGCTGGTTGGCCGGGACGAAAAATACCGTTTCCGCGAAATCCAGTCGTACACCAAAGTACGCGTTGAAAAAGGCGTAATTCCTTCTTTTGAAGATATCGTTGGTGTCCGCAAAGCCCGGTTCATCGAACAAATCCGGCAGACCGTTGCAGACAGTCAGGATCTCGACCTGTACACGGACATGCTTACCCAACTGCAACACGCGGGCTTCTCGACCGAGCAGATCGTAGCCGCCCTAGTGAAACGCAGCATGGGTCTGGAGAAAAACGAATTTGCCGATCAGAACCTTGGTCTGGAAGATGACCGTCGTCGGGAACGCAATGAAGGTCGTGATCGCTATGCTGATCGGGGCCGTGGTGACCGGGGCGAAAGCCGCTTTGGCGATCGTCGGGGTCGTAGCGAAGGAGCGGGTAGCCGCTTTGGTGATCGGGATCGCAATGACCGGGGTGGCTCACGCTTCGGTGATCGGGATCGTAATGATCGGGGTGGTTCTCGCTTCGGTGATCGCAACGAAGGTCCACGTGATGGAGGTGGCCGCCGTGGTTATTTCGACCGCGACGATCAACGTGCTCCCCGCGAACGCGATGCGAACATGACTCGTCTGATGGTAAGCATCGGTCGTAAAGATTACGTCCGTCCGGGCGACATCGTTGGTGCCATTGCTGGTGAAGCTAATATTCCCGGCAACACAATCGGCAGCATCGATATTTTCGACAAGCACACCTACGTTGACGTTCCGAAAGAAGTTGCCAACCGCGTTCTTGACGTGATGGAAGGCAATACAATTAAAGGACGCCGGGTGAACATTGAGATTGCTCGGTAG
- a CDS encoding site-2 protease family protein yields the protein MRQRTKTYLLQGGLFLITLITTTMSGAEWMYGRLFIPFENMPTLGWKEFVDGFQFSIPFLAILTVHEFGHYFTARANNVRVSLPYYIPLWLGIGQSIGTLGAFIRIKDYINSRRKYFDIGIAGPLAGFVLALVVLWYGFSHLPPPEFIFTIHPEYQKWGLDYGQYAYQNLPPGGAVGLGDNLLFTFFKTYVADPARIPHRYEMIHYPYLLAGYLALFFTSLNLIPIGQLDGGHILYALIGRDLYRWVAPSLFIVFAFYAGLGVFKPSDFALANDDAFFSELVSFGLYITFLYLAFSRISESRMTSLLITLSVVVMQLIFSWIQPQWEGYSGFLVFVFVLGRFLGVYHPETELQEPLDTKRKVLGWLALLVFILCFSPKPFLIS from the coding sequence ATGCGCCAACGTACAAAAACGTACCTCCTACAAGGAGGTCTTTTTTTAATTACCCTGATTACAACCACGATGTCCGGAGCAGAGTGGATGTATGGCCGGTTGTTTATTCCGTTCGAGAATATGCCAACGCTGGGCTGGAAGGAGTTTGTGGACGGGTTTCAGTTCTCTATTCCATTTCTGGCTATCCTGACTGTCCATGAATTCGGGCATTACTTCACGGCGAGGGCCAACAACGTACGCGTTTCGCTGCCGTACTATATTCCGCTCTGGTTAGGTATCGGACAAAGCATCGGGACGCTGGGCGCGTTTATCCGCATTAAGGATTACATTAATAGCCGTAGAAAATACTTCGATATCGGCATTGCTGGTCCACTAGCCGGGTTTGTACTAGCTTTAGTAGTGCTTTGGTACGGGTTTTCGCATTTGCCGCCACCCGAATTTATTTTTACCATCCACCCGGAGTACCAGAAATGGGGACTGGATTACGGACAGTATGCCTACCAAAACCTTCCGCCGGGCGGAGCAGTCGGTTTAGGCGATAACCTACTGTTTACCTTCTTTAAAACGTATGTAGCCGATCCTGCGCGGATACCACATAGGTACGAAATGATTCATTACCCGTATTTGCTGGCAGGGTATCTGGCACTCTTTTTTACTTCCCTCAACCTGATTCCAATCGGACAACTGGATGGCGGGCATATTTTGTATGCGCTCATAGGTCGTGACTTGTACCGGTGGGTTGCTCCGTCACTGTTTATTGTTTTTGCGTTCTATGCCGGATTGGGCGTGTTTAAGCCGTCGGATTTTGCCCTGGCCAATGATGATGCTTTCTTCTCGGAATTAGTCTCGTTCGGGCTTTACATTACCTTTTTGTACCTGGCTTTTTCACGCATCAGCGAAAGCCGCATGACCTCGTTGTTGATTACCCTGAGCGTAGTCGTTATGCAGCTAATCTTTTCGTGGATTCAGCCTCAGTGGGAAGGGTACTCTGGTTTTCTGGTATTTGTGTTTGTCTTGGGGCGTTTCCTGGGTGTCTATCACCCCGAAACAGAACTCCAGGAACCACTCGATACCAAGCGAAAGGTATTAGGCTGGCTGGCATTGCTTGTTTTTATACTCTGCTTTAGTCCGAAGCCTTTCCTAATTTCATAA
- a CDS encoding DUF2905 domain-containing protein codes for MNVGIAKYIIAIGAVLMVIGIVFYFLGDKLNWLGRLPGDIRIEGKDGGGFYFPIVTCIVVSIVLNLVIVLIRRFFG; via the coding sequence ATGAACGTAGGTATCGCTAAATACATCATCGCCATTGGGGCGGTACTGATGGTCATTGGGATTGTCTTTTACTTTTTGGGCGACAAACTGAACTGGTTAGGCCGCCTACCCGGCGACATCCGAATTGAGGGGAAAGACGGTGGAGGGTTTTACTTTCCTATCGTGACTTGTATCGTTGTTAGTATTGTCTTGAACCTGGTTATCGTTCTGATCCGCCGTTTCTTCGGCTAG